CTAGGATGATGATTTTTGAAGCTAGAAAAGTTATAACAAAAAGATCAGATATATCTGATTCCGCTGCAGATTATCTTGAAATACCAATAATAGTGTGTAAGGCTAGTGGTACATGTGTTGTTCCTAATGAGAAAAAAAGGAAGTGATTTTTATGGAAAAGTTGATCATTACAGCGGCCCTAACAGGTGCAGAAGTTACAAAAGATCAACAACCAAACTTACCTATTAACCCCTCTGAAATTGCCCAATCTGCTTATGACTGCTACTTAGCCGGTGCTTCTATTGTCCATGTACATGCAAGAGATGAAAACGGATATGCAACCCAATCGCTTCAAACTTATAAAATAATAAAGGAAAAAATAGAATCAAAATGTAATGTTATTTTTCAACCATCCACCGGAGGAGCTGTTTATCATTCTTTTGAAGAAAGAAAACAACCTTTAAGCTTAAACCCAGAGATGGCAACTTTATCTGCAGGAACAACTAATTTCGGTAAAGATATTTTCGCAAATCCTCAAGAGTATATAGAAAATTTCGCTCTAGAAATGAAGGAAAGAAAAATAAAACCTGAAATTGAAGTTTTTGAACGAGGACATATATCAAACGCTTTAAGATTAGAAAAAAAAGAGTTGTTAAAAAAACCTATTCATTTTGATTTTGTTTTGGGTGTGCCTGGGGCAATGCCTGGAGAGGTAGAAGATCTAATATTTCTTGTAAAAAATATCCCTGAAGGTAGTACATGGACAGTTGCAGGAATTGGAAAATACGAATTACCCCTTTCAGTTCATGCAATTTTGATGGGAGGTCATGTTAGAGTTGGATTCGAAGATAATATATACTTTAGAAAAGGAGAATTAGCAAAATCTAATGCCCAATTAGTCGAAAGGATTGCAAAACTTTCTTTAGAATTCGGAAGGGAAATTGCCACACCTGACGAAGCAAGAAAAATACTAAATATATCGGGAGGAAAAAAATGAAAAAAGGTTGCCCATTCGGTTCTCATAGAGTTATTGAACCAAAGGGATTACTTCCCCAAGCAGCAAATAAAATCGATAACTCTATAGAAATTTATTCAAATGAAATATTGATTGATGTTTTAACTTTGAATATCGATTCTGCCAGTTTTACACAAATTAAA
This genomic stretch from Petrotoga sp. 9PW.55.5.1 harbors:
- a CDS encoding 3-keto-5-aminohexanoate cleavage protein, producing MEKLIITAALTGAEVTKDQQPNLPINPSEIAQSAYDCYLAGASIVHVHARDENGYATQSLQTYKIIKEKIESKCNVIFQPSTGGAVYHSFEERKQPLSLNPEMATLSAGTTNFGKDIFANPQEYIENFALEMKERKIKPEIEVFERGHISNALRLEKKELLKKPIHFDFVLGVPGAMPGEVEDLIFLVKNIPEGSTWTVAGIGKYELPLSVHAILMGGHVRVGFEDNIYFRKGELAKSNAQLVERIAKLSLEFGREIATPDEARKILNISGGKK